From a region of the candidate division WOR-3 bacterium genome:
- a CDS encoding transglutaminase domain-containing protein: MNTICLLLCLLALPGADSSLRSSYALAGSNAGQLKLALSRLPAEQRPAAEFLLQNMPAVDLAQMPAPMLEENVALAFKARELLPWGRRVPDELFRHYVLPHRVTQEPLSNWRRMFFDSLYPLVRNCTTMTEAARQVNTWTGRKATYKPNAPRDQGPLQTLLSGWGRCEELVILYADACRAIGIPVRQAYTPYWTAGDGNHAWPEIWIDGQWFPAHAFEAVDSLHFRFKKDTIRTAYVFAVSYGVPENAEGVYRREPGCAVINVTSDYTPTGLLRVFASRSGEVAIGVPVCVSVFNSGALRPVARDTTGDDGWWSIPTGVGEVCVTAGYRSDSCGAIARIVARETTDIRFDLDDPQQLPPKFWLWYPLPEP; encoded by the coding sequence ATGAACACCATCTGCCTGCTGCTTTGCCTGCTGGCCCTGCCGGGTGCCGACTCCAGTCTCAGATCGAGCTATGCGCTCGCGGGAAGCAATGCCGGACAACTGAAGCTGGCCCTGTCGCGCCTGCCTGCCGAGCAACGTCCGGCAGCCGAGTTCCTGCTGCAAAACATGCCCGCCGTGGACCTCGCGCAGATGCCGGCTCCGATGCTGGAGGAAAACGTCGCGCTGGCGTTCAAGGCGCGCGAGCTACTGCCGTGGGGCCGGCGTGTGCCTGACGAGCTGTTCCGGCACTACGTACTCCCACACCGCGTGACGCAGGAGCCGTTGTCGAATTGGCGCAGGATGTTCTTCGATTCGCTCTACCCGCTCGTCCGGAACTGCACCACGATGACCGAAGCGGCGAGGCAGGTAAACACCTGGACCGGGCGCAAGGCAACCTACAAGCCGAATGCCCCGCGCGACCAGGGGCCGCTGCAGACACTGCTCTCCGGCTGGGGCCGGTGCGAGGAACTCGTCATTCTGTACGCCGATGCCTGCCGCGCCATCGGCATCCCGGTCCGTCAGGCGTACACGCCGTATTGGACCGCGGGCGACGGCAACCACGCCTGGCCCGAGATCTGGATTGATGGCCAGTGGTTTCCGGCGCACGCGTTTGAGGCGGTTGACTCGCTACACTTCCGGTTCAAGAAGGACACCATCCGCACCGCCTACGTATTCGCGGTCAGCTACGGCGTGCCGGAGAACGCTGAAGGCGTCTACCGCCGCGAGCCGGGATGTGCCGTTATCAACGTGACGTCCGACTACACCCCGACCGGCCTGCTGCGGGTATTCGCATCTCGGTCCGGCGAGGTGGCTATCGGTGTGCCGGTCTGTGTCTCAGTGTTCAACAGCGGCGCGCTCCGGCCGGTGGCGCGCGACACGACCGGCGATGACGGCTGGTGGTCGATACCGACTGGTGTCGGCGAAGTCTGCGTCACCGCCGGCTACCGATCAGACTCGTGCGGCGCAATCGCCCGGATAGTAGCCCGCGAGACTACGGACATCCGCTTTGACCTCGACGACCCACAGCAATTGCCCCCGAAGTTCTGGCTCTGGTATCCGCTGCCCGAACCATGA